GCTCTCCCATTCACCGCGTCGTACTTCCGAGCATGCTTAAGCAAAACTCACGTTACTAACCACACATTTTCAACAACTGTAGGGTATAAGTAAAAGCATCTGCGATCGCTTACACTATCTAAGCTATTAATTAAGTATTAATAGCCTGCTTAAAATACCTGTAACGCAAAATATCTGAAATGAAGGTCCTTAGCTCGCTATATCAACTCAGTAAATCTTCCTTAGTTCTATGAGACCTCTCGTTGTTGATTTAGATGGCACATTAATTAGGACTGATTTACTCTATGAGTCAGCTAATCATCACATCGCAAAATCTCCTTTTCAAATTTTCAATCTCATTGCTTGGGCGAGCAAAAGCAAAGCCTATTTAAAGTCAGCTTTAGCGGCAAAATACAACATTCACGTCGAATCACTGCCCTATAACGAAGACTTACTGAGATGGCTACGAAGCGAAAAAGCGGAGTCTGGTCGAACAATTGTTTTAGCAACCGCCAGTCACCATAAGCTCGTTGAGGCGATCGCCGAACATTTACAAATTTTCGATGCTGTCTTTGCGACAAATGACAATCTCAACTTAAAAGGAACTAAAAAACGCAATTTACTCGTTGAAAAATTTGGCGAAAAAGGCTTTGACTACATAGGCGACTGCGAAGCGGATTTACCCGTATGGCAATCTGCCGAAGAAGCGTACATTGTTAGTTCCTCAGAGTCTTTTATCAAAAAAGTACAACAGCAATGCAACGTTATTGATGTCTTTCAATCTCGGCAAAAAAGTTATTTAGCGAGTCTCGCTAAAGCCCTGAGACCCTACCAATGGGTCAAAAATGTTCTGTTATTTCTACCACTACTAGGTTCTCATTTATACGGCGACTTAAGCCTCGTCATAGCAGTAGCAATGGCCTTTGCCATGTTTAGTCTGACGGCATCGAGTGTCTATCTTCTCAATGATTTAATCGATGTAAATGATGATCGCCACCACCACCGTAAGCGCAAAAGACCCTTTGCCTCTGGCGCAATTTCGCTATTAGATGGCTGGCTAATTTGGCCTTGTTTATTGGGGATAGCTTTTCTACTCGCATTTCTTCTTTTGCCCCCAGCATTTATGCTTGCGCTTGGTGCCTACTATTCTCTGACACTGACCTATTCTCTATTTCTCAAACGCCGTCCTTTAGTCGATGTCATTTCATTGGCTGCTTTATACACTCTGAGGATTATCGCCGGAGCTGCAGCAACGGGGATTGTGCCATCCTTTTGGCTTTTGGCATTTTCGATGTTTGTGTTTTTATCCCTTGCTTTTGTAAAGCGTTTTAGTGAGCTTTATGCGGCTAAGAAAAAAAATAAAGGCAAAAAATTACGGGGGCGGGGCTACTCTCAAGATGATTTAGAGCTGGTCTCCACCATGGGGATTACAAGTGCTTACATGTCGATTTTGGTTTTAGCCCTCTACATCCAAGACCCCAACACGATCAATACCTATGCTTCCCCTAAATTAATTTGGTTTGCTTGCCCTTTGATGTTGTATTGGGTTTCCCGGATTTGGTTGATTACCCATAGGGGACATATGCATGATGACCCCATTGTTTTTGCCCTTAAGGACAAAGCGAGCTGGGTGACGTTATTTAGTTTCCTTGCAGTTTTTGGGGTGGCACGGTTTGGGGGCAATCAACTGATACTCGGCCTATCAATGGTTGGTGTTTTGGTGGCGATCGCCACCGTTGTGTATCTTTCCGGCCACCTGTTGAGGAAGGCAAATAGAAACTCTGCTGGATTCCAAATTGCTGCACTGTATGGGCTTTTTGCGATTATCGCCACGACTGCCAATATTGGCACTCAAGCTTTAGTCATCACCATTTACACCGGCTCCTATGCTGTGACGCTATCGATCCTTGCCGGTACAGCCGTAGGTTTACCGATTAAATACATTTTGGATAAACTATACATTTTTAAATTTAAAGCGAAAAACTTGGCTCACGACAGCAATTTATTTTTCCTTTATGCCTTTATGAGTCTGTTTACAACGGCTTTATTTTGGGGGACAGAATATCTTTTTCATTGGCTTTTCCATACGGACGCAATGCGATACTTGGGAGGCGTTATCGGTTTGATGGCAGGTTATACCTTGAAATATAGTCTGGATAAACGCTTTGTTTTTGTTGATAAATCCCCAGCTTCACAGGAGAAATAATCATGGAATCAGTTTCTTCTTGGGGTCTGTTAAGCGCCGATCCCCATCAAGTCATTCGGTTGTCTGCTCCGGATAAAGTTAGCCATGATTTGCAGAATACTGGGCAAAAAGGTATTGCCTACGGTAATGGCCGTAGCTATGGTGATATTTGTCTGAATCCCCACCGAACATTATGGCAAACAAGGGGGCTCAATCGTTTTGTTCATTTTGATACTCAAACAGGGATTTTGATCTGTGAGCCGGGTCTGTTGTTAAAGGAGATTCAGCAGTTAGCAGTTCCTCGGGGCTGGATTTTGCCAGTTACGCCGGGGACTCAATATGCAACGCTTGGTGGGGCGATCGCCAACGATGTCCATGGCAAAAATCACCATGCGGCGGGTACTCTCGGGGAACATGTACGCCGTTTGAAAATGGTGCGTACAGATGGAGAGATTATTGAATGTAGCCCTAGCCTAGAACCAAAACTTTTTGCTGCAACAGTCGGAGGCTTTGGTCTGACGGGTGTGATGATCGAAGTAGAAATTCAGCTTTTGGCCGTTGATGGCCCTTGGTTTAATACTGAAACGATTCCCTATGATAGTCTGGATGAATTTTTTGAACTCGCAGACCAATCTGAAGCGGATTGGGACTACACAGTGTCTTGGATTGATTGTTTGTCCGGCAGTAAAAGTCGTGGCATTTTTATTCGCGGTAATCATGCCAAAAATATTGAGCGATCTTTACCTCAACCCCGCAAGTTGAGCATGCCCTTTGTGCCGCCTGTTTCTTTGGTCAATCAACTCACGCTTAAACCTTTTAATTTCGCCTATTACAATCTGCAAAAACAAAAGCAAGGGCAAGCTATTACTCACTATGAACCTTTTTTTTATCCCCTCGATAATATTTTGAAATGGAATCGGATGTATGGTTCTCAGGGATTTTTCCAGTACCAAAGTGTTGTGCCGCCTCAGTACCAGCGGGATGCCACTGCCGCCATGCTCGACGAAATTAAGTCTTTTGGGGAAGGGTCTTTTCTCGCTGTTTTAAAAACTTTTGGCGATCGCCCAGCCGTCGGTATGATGAGTTTTCCCCAAGGGGGAGTAACCCTCGCCCTAGATTTTCCAAATAAAGGCGATCGCACCCATGCACTGTTTAAACGTCTCGACAATATTGTCCATGAAGCGGGTGGCCGAATTTACCTAGCGAAAGATGCTCGCTTAACGCGGGAGCTATTTGAGCGAAGTTATCCAAATTTGTCAGAATTTCTCACATATCGAGATGTGGGTATCAGTTCAGCTTTATCACGCCGACTAATCGGGAGTTAAGACAAACTATGAAACGAATCGCTATTATTGGTGCGACATCGGCGATCGCCGAAAACTGTGCCCGACTATGGGTGCAAGTAGAACCGGCAAATTTAGTATTAGTCGGTCGTAGTGAGGAACGCCTAGCGCGGGTCGCCAATGACCTAAAGGTACGCAGTCCCGAATCTGAGATTCAGATCTTAGAAAGTGATTTCCTTGATGCGGCAGCCGTTAAGAGTACTGTCGAAAGTCTTTGGAGCGCAGCACCTGTCGATATTGTTTTAATTGCCCATGGCTATCTCCCGACCCAAAGTGATTGCCAAGAAAATCTTGCAGAATGCCGTAATGCTCTGGAGATTAATGCGATTTCCCCTGTTCTCTTCGCCGAGGCTTTTGCTGACCAAATGGAAAAAGTCAATCAAGGGGCGATCGCCATTATTGGCTCTGTTGCTGGCGATCGAGGCAGAAAATCAAATTATGTTTATGGCTCAGCAAAAGGACTAGTAGACCGCTATGCCCAAGGTTTACAACATCGTTTTGCCGGTACAAATCTAAGGGTTACGCTGGTTAAACCGGGGCCAACAGATACACCGATGACTGCTCATCTAAAGGCTGAAGGCGCAAAACTCGCTTCTGTAGAAACGGTTGCGGCGCAAATAGTCAACGCTATAGCCAAAGGTTCTCCAGTCGTTTATTCTCCGACAAAATGGCAATTAATTATGGCGATTATTCGTAATTTGCCAGCACCAATTTTCAACAAATTAAATATTTAAGGTGATAACTCGCGTTTCTTTGTCATCAAAAAAAATTATTCCCTCACAAAAAAAGTGGCGATCGCCACCTGGACAGACCAAACTGCCATAACCCTCGCAACTATCCTTAAAGCCAGCCCCGAAAGATATCCCCACAACTACCTCTATCGCTATGTGCCGGGGCCCAATAGCAATACCTATGTCCGCTGGATTCTCCATCAGGCTGAAATCGATTTTCCCGTCATTCCGAAGGCGATCGGGCAAGATTATCGACGAATTTTTTGGCATTAATTTAGAGATGTCTGCCCTATATTGATCGAATCCTTTAGACGAATTAGAAGTCTGTTTATAATCGGGACAGGGTACTTGAGTGAATACCACAGGCTGGCAATATC
The nucleotide sequence above comes from [Limnothrix rosea] IAM M-220. Encoded proteins:
- a CDS encoding DUF3750 domain-containing protein; translation: MAIATWTDQTAITLATILKASPERYPHNYLYRYVPGPNSNTYVRWILHQAEIDFPVIPKAIGQDYRRIFWH
- a CDS encoding UbiA family prenyltransferase; its protein translation is MRPLVVDLDGTLIRTDLLYESANHHIAKSPFQIFNLIAWASKSKAYLKSALAAKYNIHVESLPYNEDLLRWLRSEKAESGRTIVLATASHHKLVEAIAEHLQIFDAVFATNDNLNLKGTKKRNLLVEKFGEKGFDYIGDCEADLPVWQSAEEAYIVSSSESFIKKVQQQCNVIDVFQSRQKSYLASLAKALRPYQWVKNVLLFLPLLGSHLYGDLSLVIAVAMAFAMFSLTASSVYLLNDLIDVNDDRHHHRKRKRPFASGAISLLDGWLIWPCLLGIAFLLAFLLLPPAFMLALGAYYSLTLTYSLFLKRRPLVDVISLAALYTLRIIAGAAATGIVPSFWLLAFSMFVFLSLAFVKRFSELYAAKKKNKGKKLRGRGYSQDDLELVSTMGITSAYMSILVLALYIQDPNTINTYASPKLIWFACPLMLYWVSRIWLITHRGHMHDDPIVFALKDKASWVTLFSFLAVFGVARFGGNQLILGLSMVGVLVAIATVVYLSGHLLRKANRNSAGFQIAALYGLFAIIATTANIGTQALVITIYTGSYAVTLSILAGTAVGLPIKYILDKLYIFKFKAKNLAHDSNLFFLYAFMSLFTTALFWGTEYLFHWLFHTDAMRYLGGVIGLMAGYTLKYSLDKRFVFVDKSPASQEK
- a CDS encoding SDR family NAD(P)-dependent oxidoreductase, yielding MKRIAIIGATSAIAENCARLWVQVEPANLVLVGRSEERLARVANDLKVRSPESEIQILESDFLDAAAVKSTVESLWSAAPVDIVLIAHGYLPTQSDCQENLAECRNALEINAISPVLFAEAFADQMEKVNQGAIAIIGSVAGDRGRKSNYVYGSAKGLVDRYAQGLQHRFAGTNLRVTLVKPGPTDTPMTAHLKAEGAKLASVETVAAQIVNAIAKGSPVVYSPTKWQLIMAIIRNLPAPIFNKLNI
- a CDS encoding FAD-binding oxidoreductase — protein: MESVSSWGLLSADPHQVIRLSAPDKVSHDLQNTGQKGIAYGNGRSYGDICLNPHRTLWQTRGLNRFVHFDTQTGILICEPGLLLKEIQQLAVPRGWILPVTPGTQYATLGGAIANDVHGKNHHAAGTLGEHVRRLKMVRTDGEIIECSPSLEPKLFAATVGGFGLTGVMIEVEIQLLAVDGPWFNTETIPYDSLDEFFELADQSEADWDYTVSWIDCLSGSKSRGIFIRGNHAKNIERSLPQPRKLSMPFVPPVSLVNQLTLKPFNFAYYNLQKQKQGQAITHYEPFFYPLDNILKWNRMYGSQGFFQYQSVVPPQYQRDATAAMLDEIKSFGEGSFLAVLKTFGDRPAVGMMSFPQGGVTLALDFPNKGDRTHALFKRLDNIVHEAGGRIYLAKDARLTRELFERSYPNLSEFLTYRDVGISSALSRRLIGS